In the genome of Lathyrus oleraceus cultivar Zhongwan6 chromosome 4, CAAS_Psat_ZW6_1.0, whole genome shotgun sequence, the window ACTTGTGGATAGTAATCCGACAGGGTATTGTGGTGACCCGGGTCAGTTTTATCGTGGGCCTCATGGTGGGCCTCATGGTGGACGTCTATTGTACTTGTTAAAGGTGTTATAGAATTCAGAGCTACCTCACTTAGGGTGAGAAGTTTTGTAATATGTGATGTTCTTTGTGAGAAACAACATATTGGCCTTCTAAACATGGAGATATGCTAGACTTGGCTGGATCCTAGCTCCCCGAAAGGATGCGAGAGTGAGAGTGGACGATTAATCAACTATTATTTTGGAGAACTATTACTAAAAACAAGGACATCATTTCTTCACTTCGGGCGACACCTCCTGACACAAGGTGACTTATATAAAAAGGTAATAAACAGACTTATATAAAGAGGACGATGACCCGTGTgtataaataattaaataaatataaaaacATACTATGATTGATATAAAACAAATATTGGTCGGagatgaaaaaaataaataaaggaGAAATAAATAATCTGGTGCGTCGAATCGAACTTGGTGCAAACGTTCTTGTGTGTTTTGTTTGCTTGTTATACAATCCAAAAAGAGTGTCTTTTACTATCTACTATGATTTGATATAAACAAAAATTGGTCGGAgatgaaaagaaaaaaataaaggagAAATAAATAATCTGGTGCGTCAAATCGAACTTGGTGCAAACGTTcttgtgtgtttgtttgcttgttgtACGTTTATAATCCAAAAAGAGTGCCTTTTACTCAAACGCAGTCAAACGGTCATAAACCCGTCCGTAGACTCTAATATAATGTTGATGCACAGAAAATTTACAGTACTTTTCTAACCGTAGACTCTATAATATAATGTTGATGCAAAGAAAATTTACAGTACTTTTCTAACCACCTCTAAAACATGTACTCGCGGAATTGTTTGTAACTGAACCAACAATTCATCAATTTAAAGGTAATGCAAAAAGAAACAATTTTTATTTGGAGCATTCAATCAACCACACATTATGGTCCTATCACCAGCTCCATTCAGACAGATTAAAAGAATCAAAAACCAAAAACAGGTGTCAAAAGAGAGAcaaccaagcaacaacaaaaCACTAAAAAAACACAACTCACAACTCAGTTTTCTTCCTCTTCCTCAAAACGAATGTGCTTTCCTTTTGGAGTAGGCAACCCTTTCAAATGCAAAACCTCAGAATCACAACCACCAGATTCTTCAACAACCTCATCCACAATCTCATCATCATCACTACCATACACAAACCTAGTATGTTTCCCAGCAAATTTTGGAACAACCTTTTCGTTCACACCAATGTTGCGCAAACCCTCACATAGTTCATCAATCAACAACCCTCCATCATCATGCTCTTCCTCTTCATCAACATCTTCATAGTAGTCATCTTCCACATCATCATATTCAACTTCGGTtatttcctcatcttcatcttcatcatcatgTGTACTTGCATTCACTTGAATTGACCAAATGGAATCACCATCATCTTCTGTCGACCCCATCTTAGAATCTTCTGTAACCTCAGATTTGTCTGAGAAATCTAACAGCACTGGACTTAACACACTCTTTTCAGATTCAATGTTCTTCTCTTCATTCTTTCCAACAGCTCCTTCATTCACCACCTACCAACAAAATTGAAGTAAAAAATAAGATCAAACTCAATCTAAAAAGTAGGGACACCAGAAACACGACACTACACATATATTTTAATAACAAGCATGAGTGTTAGTTTCAGACACTACAGATATTTTTTCAGAAGCATCTACATAAAACTCAAACTCCTGAAAAATGTATCATTCGCTTGAAAAAATTAAGGAAGACTGAGACAAACCTGAGGAATGAGTTGTTCTTGAACAACAGAAGAAGGTGAGAACTCTGTGAACCCAGTGACACTGTTGTTAATATTGGGGATTTGAGGGGTATTTGCAGGAGTTGGAGCAAGAAGATGCATTGGAGAGTTAACAAACTGAGGAAAGGGACGAGTATCCATAGTGAGTTTTGAAATCTCAGCTTCTTCTTCAACTTTCTGCAAAAGGGTCTTCACTTGACCCCTCAACAAAGCTTCACCAGAACCCGGAGTCTTCTTCATCCGACTTCCCCGCTGTTTCGCAACACTCGACAACGGTGTCTCGATCTCACCGTTCGCAAGCCCGACAATTGGAGAATCATTTGATATGTCAATCAGTGCACACCGATCCTGTTGGTGCACTTGCCCCTTTCTTTGTCTTGATTTCGAGAGGCTTATCTCCGAGTCCTCGATCTTTCCTGAAATCAAGAAAACAAAATTATTACAACCCATTTCGAAAAACCCAATTTTTAAGAAAGAAAAATCATCACACATGAAAAGGATTGAAACCCATCATCCAAAAAACAATAGACTTGAAATTGATCAAAAACCCAATTTCGAAAATCAATATTTGGATAAAAGAAAACGACCACTTACTTGAAATTGGAATGTTGTTGGTGTTGGAGGCGGACATGGCAATAGCCTGTGATCTTGTGACTCTTCTTGCGGTCGATGAAGGAGTCTCCATggatgaaatttgattgaaagTAGGGAAATGTTGAGTGTTATTACACGGAGCGAGATTTTAGCGCAGGAATGATTGTAAGAAGATAAAAGAAGATGTGATTTTAGGGCAAAAAGTGGAGTTTATAAAGGAGAGTAGATAGCATAAAATATGACCGTTGGAGAACAAAAAACAATTTACAATGTTTTTTTTGGTCAAGAAAACAATTTACAATGAACTAGCCGTTAGGATACAGGTTTTGAATAATGGGCTTATCTGTGTAGGGTGTGATTTAGGCCTGACTTTGGAGGAATCTAACATGCACCCTCTAGGTAAACCAGACACCCCCACATAATAAGCAAATTCATCATAATATGCAcaaatattaatatttaatattttaatcATATATTTTGGAATTTCTTTCTTCCCAAACAACAATGTTTTGACTCGGAAATTTATCAAAAAATACCAGATTTTTACGAGTAGCGTTTTCTTTAAACTTATGAGTTTTTATCAATATTTTTTTTCTTAAGCATTGGATATTTCATAAAAATGATGAATATTTACCATTTTTTTTGAAATAGCCGACATTAAATTTTATGGGATATACTAAATTTTTAGGAATATCCGATATATACAAAAGATGTGGATGAAACTTTACCGCATTTTTATAGAAAATCGACATTAACACCGGGTTTTTACTAGATTTTGCCAAATTATCGTTAAAAGTGAATATTGCATACTGAACTTTCAAAATTGCTGGTAAAAATGCATAGTGcatatcaatttttttaaaattgtcGGTAACAATGGATATTTTGACATTGAACTTTTTAAAAGCGCGGTATATGTAGGAGTGTGATCGGATTTTTACAATATTGTTTTTTTTGTGTCTTTTATGTGTTTAGTAAGGAGAATAGGAAGAGATGGCAAAATCATACTTAGATTGAGCGAAAGACCTATTGTAGAAACCTCGGGTGGAGACGACAGAGATGATGGAGATAGTCATTTTCACACTAGGGCGGGTAGAGACAATCACTCAGATATTTTGTTTAACCAAATAATTTTCGTGCGAATAACATTGTAATCATCGACAACGTGACATAAGTTTTTTTTGTAAAATAGTGTCCTACTATATGGAACGCACTAAGTGCAGTTGGCGCACCCCCTCTTAGGAACTAGCCACTCCAAGAGCGTAGGTGGTGGAGCCTAGCAGATGTCCACCTCGAACCAGGATAAAAACCTAGAGGCATGGATGAGAACCCCACCCTTTGGTCGAGAACAGTTCCTAGTGACGCTGAAGACTTACCCCAACGACCTTCGGTTGGGACATATAACGACAAAACTTTGTGGTTACAGGAGCACCTTTCGACTAGGACGGGTAACAACAAAGCTTAGTGGTTATATCAGCTGCCATCGATCGGGATGGGAAACAATAACAATTGATGGTTACTCAATTACTCACCAAAGGGATGGTTACCATGAGTTCCAAAGGCGTTGTTGGTTCCTTCCCAAGGGAAAAACCAAAACAAGACATCATAAATGGCGCAAATCTAGATTAAAAGAATTAAATAAATCAAAGCATATTATGGCAGACAATCGCAAGCTTACTCAAGGCTAAGAGACAGAGTCGAGAATAACCTCGCTAGTATAATAGGAAGACTACGAGGAATATTAAATAAAACATGATGAGCATTAAGATACCAAACAAAgataattaaataaataaatattgtTATTCATATGCATGTTACAGGGAGACATCATGACATGTACACCCAATACAATTTATACAGAAACATAAAGTCA includes:
- the LOC127074667 gene encoding probable ubiquitin fusion degradation protein C12B10.01c, which produces METPSSTARRVTRSQAIAMSASNTNNIPISRKIEDSEISLSKSRQRKGQVHQQDRCALIDISNDSPIVGLANGEIETPLSSVAKQRGSRMKKTPGSGEALLRGQVKTLLQKVEEEAEISKLTMDTRPFPQFVNSPMHLLAPTPANTPQIPNINNSVTGFTEFSPSSVVQEQLIPQVVNEGAVGKNEEKNIESEKSVLSPVLLDFSDKSEVTEDSKMGSTEDDGDSIWSIQVNASTHDDEDEDEEITEVEYDDVEDDYYEDVDEEEEHDDGGLLIDELCEGLRNIGVNEKVVPKFAGKHTRFVYGSDDDEIVDEVVEESGGCDSEVLHLKGLPTPKGKHIRFEEEEEN